One genomic segment of Candidatus Zixiibacteriota bacterium includes these proteins:
- a CDS encoding tetratricopeptide repeat protein has product MSLHRLIRRIQPLVTALLFLLLAVSAFAIGSGEKSPKEEAEDNDKKALSEYNDGVKHMNKAKEAAQKGDSAFAFNYRATSDAKARKEFEKAIENFTKSIGLNPNMPEAHNNLGYCYRKVDKLAESLAAYDTAIRLKPDFAQAREYRAETYLAMGEIDKAMAELAYLTNLKSPYADSLSQSIDLYKLQHVESKMKSEK; this is encoded by the coding sequence ATGTCATTGCATCGTCTAATTCGTCGCATTCAACCGCTCGTGACTGCCCTGCTCTTCCTATTACTTGCAGTGTCGGCATTTGCCATTGGTTCAGGTGAGAAGTCCCCAAAGGAGGAAGCCGAGGACAACGACAAGAAAGCCCTGAGTGAATACAACGATGGTGTGAAGCATATGAACAAGGCCAAAGAAGCCGCACAAAAAGGGGATTCGGCCTTTGCTTTCAATTACCGCGCGACCTCCGATGCAAAAGCGAGAAAAGAATTCGAGAAGGCAATTGAGAACTTCACAAAATCAATCGGACTGAATCCAAACATGCCCGAAGCTCATAACAACCTCGGTTACTGTTATCGGAAAGTAGACAAACTTGCCGAATCTCTCGCAGCGTATGATACCGCAATCAGACTAAAGCCCGATTTCGCCCAAGCGCGGGAATATCGCGCTGAGACGTATCTTGCAATGGGCGAGATTGACAAAGCCATGGCGGAACTTGCCTATTTAACTAATCTCAAAAGTCCATATGCAGATTCACTCTCGCAGTCGATTGACCTGTATAAATTGCAACACGTCGAATCTAAAATGAAAAGCGAAAAATAG
- a CDS encoding heavy metal translocating P-type ATPase, which translates to MSEVTLRVEGMHCASCVSSIEKGVEALPGVERVQVNLALGSATVRFEEQATNQGQIIDIIKSLGYTAQPGKLDIFKVNEEELASAKRQFMLAALLTFPLMSLAMFPMINGNNATAFSPAIDVFIQAALAGIILFYAGRSILFDALLQTKHLRSNMNTLIAIGTLTAFGWSLYSALTSDGHGHADLYFETAAMIVTLILLGRYLEARAKGRAGDSLRALMNLRPSTTTAVINGVEIEIDSSAAQPGMILLIKPGERIAADGVITDGNPVVDESMITGESVPVDKRLTDPVIGGSHNGNIPFAMRVTAGAEHSFLSTIIRTVSEAQSAKAPIQRLVDKVAGVFVPIVLGLAALTWLAWYLIAPESPMLIRSVIAILIVACPCALGLATPTAILAASGRAAREGIILRGGDVLEKLASIDILAIDKTGTLTQSRHEVVLCKTFGSFPLREFISIAASLENRSEHPLARSIVLYAKDQTIELRNIQRAETKPGYGVVGFLDDRKVIIGSRLFMESERIKFDVSIEFAEQEMAKGRTVIFVALDSEVIGLFSLSDQLRNDARELISSIRKRLRPIIMSGDNRKTVAGVAHSLGVSQFEAELSPSDKQLAIESLQKSGLKVAMVGDGINDSPALAAATVGIAMGSGTDVAKQTADVVIIRSELIAISRMFELADFSMKIIRQNLFWAFFYNILAIPLAAGVFYSSLGLTLSPVVAALAMSLSSVFVVTNSLRINTVELTPKMNT; encoded by the coding sequence ATGAGTGAAGTTACATTGCGCGTTGAAGGAATGCACTGCGCCAGTTGTGTCAGCAGCATCGAAAAGGGTGTGGAAGCGCTTCCGGGCGTGGAACGCGTCCAGGTCAATTTGGCGCTTGGTTCGGCCACGGTTCGTTTTGAAGAACAGGCAACCAATCAGGGCCAGATAATCGATATCATAAAATCACTCGGTTACACCGCCCAGCCGGGTAAGCTTGATATATTCAAGGTCAACGAGGAAGAGCTTGCCTCCGCAAAAAGACAATTCATGCTTGCTGCTCTGCTGACATTCCCACTCATGTCACTGGCGATGTTTCCCATGATAAATGGAAACAACGCGACCGCATTTTCGCCCGCCATTGATGTATTCATACAAGCGGCGCTTGCCGGTATCATTCTCTTTTATGCCGGCCGCTCTATTCTCTTCGATGCCCTATTGCAGACAAAGCATCTTCGCTCAAATATGAACACGCTGATAGCCATCGGAACCCTGACAGCTTTCGGCTGGAGTCTCTACTCGGCGCTCACATCCGACGGCCATGGCCACGCTGATCTATATTTTGAAACGGCAGCAATGATCGTGACATTGATTTTGCTTGGGCGCTATCTCGAAGCGCGGGCAAAAGGAAGAGCGGGTGATTCACTCAGAGCGTTGATGAATCTTCGTCCGTCAACCACTACAGCCGTCATTAATGGGGTGGAAATAGAGATTGATTCTTCGGCGGCGCAACCCGGAATGATACTTCTGATAAAGCCGGGGGAGCGTATAGCTGCCGATGGCGTTATCACAGATGGAAATCCGGTTGTCGATGAATCGATGATAACCGGAGAATCAGTGCCTGTGGATAAGCGGCTAACTGATCCGGTGATAGGCGGTTCCCACAACGGCAATATCCCGTTTGCGATGAGAGTCACCGCAGGGGCCGAGCATAGTTTTCTATCCACGATAATACGAACGGTATCAGAGGCGCAATCAGCCAAGGCTCCCATTCAAAGGCTGGTAGATAAAGTAGCCGGAGTGTTTGTCCCGATAGTTCTTGGGTTGGCCGCACTAACCTGGCTTGCATGGTATCTGATTGCTCCGGAAAGTCCGATGCTCATTCGGTCGGTCATCGCCATTCTGATTGTCGCATGTCCCTGCGCTCTCGGTTTAGCCACACCGACAGCGATTCTTGCGGCCTCAGGAAGGGCCGCGCGTGAGGGGATTATTCTGAGAGGAGGCGACGTTCTTGAAAAGCTCGCGTCAATTGATATCCTTGCCATCGACAAGACCGGCACACTCACTCAGTCCCGTCATGAGGTTGTCCTGTGCAAAACATTCGGCAGTTTCCCGCTTCGGGAGTTCATCTCAATCGCGGCCTCGCTTGAAAACCGATCCGAGCATCCATTGGCCAGAAGTATCGTCTTGTACGCAAAAGATCAGACAATAGAACTGCGCAATATTCAGCGCGCCGAAACGAAGCCGGGGTATGGTGTGGTGGGATTTTTGGATGACAGGAAAGTCATCATCGGAAGCCGCTTATTTATGGAATCTGAGCGAATCAAGTTTGACGTTTCGATTGAATTCGCCGAGCAGGAGATGGCCAAGGGAAGGACTGTTATCTTTGTCGCGCTCGACAGTGAAGTTATCGGACTTTTTTCGCTCTCGGATCAACTGCGTAATGACGCGCGGGAATTGATATCGTCCATTCGCAAACGACTCAGACCAATAATAATGTCCGGTGATAACCGCAAAACTGTCGCAGGAGTTGCGCATTCGCTTGGGGTGTCCCAATTCGAAGCCGAGTTGTCGCCTTCGGACAAACAGTTAGCGATTGAGTCGCTTCAGAAATCCGGGCTCAAAGTTGCTATGGTCGGAGACGGTATCAATGACTCACCCGCGCTTGCCGCGGCCACTGTCGGAATTGCTATGGGAAGCGGCACCGATGTTGCCAAGCAGACCGCGGATGTGGTTATTATTCGTTCTGAACTGATTGCGATCTCACGGATGTTTGAACTGGCCGATTTTAGTATGAAGATTATCCGACAAAATCTTTTCTGGGCGTTTTTCTATAATATTCTGGCTATTCCGCTGGCGGCCGGTGTTTTTTATTCGTCGCTCGGCCTGACATTATCGCCGGTTGTGGCCGCACTTGCGATGAGCCTCTCATCGGTCTTCGTGGTGACAAATTCCCTACGGATAAATACCGTGGAGCTTACGCCAAAGATGAATACGTGA
- a CDS encoding sigma-70 family RNA polymerase sigma factor, with protein MSLRSQTFLSKHLPVEGELSLLPKKVIDIDEQVTKRLIVEIKSGDTTAFTRLIKLHSPNVRALAYKLVRDNDEASDIVQMVYVKISQNISRYDTSKRFSTWLYRITFNAAIDYVRRQKRHRHESLESHNNDLVSTVTNPEYAYSRVQLQKFMSQAIKSLDEPQLKMFTLRFVEGCRVSDVARIVGLPVTTVRWCLLKAKQRLMHELRKSHANSSPTALYQF; from the coding sequence ATGAGCCTGCGGTCACAGACATTCTTATCAAAACACCTTCCGGTGGAAGGCGAGCTGTCGTTATTACCAAAGAAGGTTATCGATATCGACGAGCAGGTGACAAAACGCCTCATTGTCGAAATAAAGAGCGGGGACACGACCGCTTTTACCCGGCTAATCAAACTTCATAGCCCAAACGTAAGGGCGCTCGCATATAAACTTGTCAGGGACAACGACGAGGCATCAGATATAGTCCAGATGGTCTATGTCAAAATCTCGCAGAATATTTCGCGTTATGATACCTCAAAGCGTTTTTCCACATGGCTCTACCGGATAACATTCAACGCCGCGATTGATTATGTCCGACGACAAAAACGGCACCGCCATGAATCGCTTGAAAGTCATAACAACGATTTGGTCAGCACAGTTACAAATCCCGAATATGCCTACAGCCGCGTTCAACTGCAGAAATTTATGTCCCAGGCCATCAAATCACTCGATGAGCCTCAGCTGAAGATGTTCACACTGCGCTTTGTCGAAGGCTGTCGGGTTTCCGATGTCGCCCGAATAGTTGGACTTCCGGTGACAACAGTTCGCTGGTGTCTGCTGAAGGCGAAACAACGGCTCATGCACGAACTGCGAAAATCTCACGCCAATTCGTCTCCGACCGCCCTCTATCAGTTCTAA
- a CDS encoding M23 family metallopeptidase, which translates to MFKKRLTFIFIPDSNGISRQVSVSAAVLYISIIFFGLVLSAALYFSSAYVNTRVDQAELATLQAENNHLSAKFGEIQEKLSEVDTRFQELVQKEIALRSLFQLPEIDVEERFLGVGGPDDLEKTIISEAAIGAYGSESVVDRLLRLSSFELERFSEVETKMQDLKSSLDRTPCINPTRGWFSRGYGMKFDPFTGTRQMHRGVDIAGTIGTYVHAPAGGHIVEVGRVSDLGIFVVIDHGDGLSTRYGHLSASKVKYGQLVHRGDLIGLMGSTGRSTGSHLHYEVWKDGHTVNPADYILDRP; encoded by the coding sequence ATGTTTAAAAAACGACTGACTTTTATTTTCATTCCCGATAGCAACGGTATTTCACGTCAGGTAAGTGTCTCAGCCGCTGTGCTTTATATTTCCATCATTTTTTTCGGACTGGTACTCTCTGCGGCGCTTTACTTTAGCTCTGCTTATGTAAATACCCGGGTTGACCAAGCCGAGCTTGCCACCCTTCAAGCCGAAAACAATCATCTTTCTGCGAAATTTGGGGAAATCCAGGAGAAGCTTTCCGAAGTCGACACCCGCTTCCAGGAACTTGTCCAGAAGGAAATCGCACTCCGTTCACTCTTCCAACTTCCTGAAATTGATGTGGAAGAGCGCTTTCTCGGTGTGGGAGGGCCAGACGATCTCGAAAAAACAATCATATCCGAGGCCGCAATAGGCGCCTACGGCAGCGAATCGGTTGTGGATCGCCTGCTTCGCCTGTCGAGCTTTGAACTTGAGAGATTTAGTGAAGTTGAAACCAAAATGCAGGACCTTAAAAGCTCATTGGACCGGACTCCATGCATAAACCCCACACGGGGCTGGTTCTCACGCGGCTATGGGATGAAATTTGATCCATTTACCGGAACTCGCCAGATGCACCGCGGCGTGGATATCGCCGGCACAATCGGCACATATGTACATGCCCCGGCCGGTGGCCACATAGTAGAAGTCGGCAGAGTGAGCGATCTGGGTATATTCGTAGTTATTGATCACGGTGACGGACTTTCGACACGGTATGGTCATCTCTCGGCATCCAAAGTCAAATATGGCCAACTTGTGCATCGCGGTGACCTCATCGGGCTTATGGGCTCGACCGGACGTTCAACCGGTTCGCATCTTCACTACGAAGTGTGGAAAGACGGACATACGGTGAATCCGGCTGACTATATTCTCGACAGACCCTAA